A region of Leptidea sinapis chromosome 4, ilLepSina1.1, whole genome shotgun sequence DNA encodes the following proteins:
- the LOC126979925 gene encoding probable RNA polymerase II nuclear localization protein SLC7A6OS encodes MSSTVLRVKRRLEDNPQDALILLCKRKKVDTEEISPSLFVFRGTVDSQENVCVKNILPKNDIKLKQNLNVKDVLNKARKKKKEISVQKRYEVVNSSRGLEDDFHLVDVHPTGLEMEEIMFTYDLYTSAVEEFDINMLDDLISIEHCESDLIMGTKKENGQQSSDEADDDDDSNDENNWRNDYPDSEKSSIDENDMVAAMNRCDLDDLSSDDGEDKIYDCPPDISQEDVKLYGAAYAKYKARVIAEESDVMDEKNLVHSRAMKDLDEESVDGYKDDSDDGFYYGQEEDSKQFCEQYGTVDEVYNPD; translated from the exons ATGTCGTCTACAGTTTTACGAGTCAAACGAAGACTTGAAGATAACCCTCAAGATGCATTAATTCTTCTCTGCAAACGAAAGAAAGTAGACACCGAAGAAATATCTCCGTCACTTTTTGTATTTAGAGGGACTGTAGATAGTCAG GAGAATGTATGTGTGAAAAACATACTAcccaaaaatgatatcaaattaAAGCAAAATCTGAATGTTAAAGATGTCCTTAACAAAGCacgtaaaaaaaagaaggagaTATCAGTACAGAAGCGTTACGAAGTAGTAAACTCTAGCAGAGGTCTTGAGGATGACTTCCATTTGGTAGATGTACATCCAACTGGGCTTGAAATGGAAGAGATTATGTTTACTTATGATTTGTATACTTCAGCAGTTGAAGAGTTTGATATAAACATGCTTGATGATCTTATAAG TATTGAACACTGTGAATCAGATCTTATAATGGGCACAAAAAAAGAGAATGGGCAGCAGTCATCTGATGAagcagatgatgatgatgactcaAATGATGAAAACAATTGGAGGAATGACTATCCCGATTCAGAAAAAAGCAGTATAGATGAGAATGATATGGTGGCTGCTATGAATAGGTGTGACTtag ATGATCTATCAAGTGATGATGGGGAAGATAAGATATATGATTGTCCACCAGATATATCACAGGAAGATGTGAAACTGTATGGTGCTGCATATGCAAAGTATAAAGCTAGAGTTATTGCGGAGGAATCTGATGTAATGGATGAAAAAAATTTGGTACATTCTAGAGCAATGAAGGATTTAGATGAGGAATCTGTCGATGGGTACAAAGATGACAGTGATGATGGGTTTTATTATGGGCAAGAGGAGGACTCCAAGCAGTTCTGTGAACAATATGGTACAGTTGATGAAGTATATAATCCAGACTGA